The DNA sequence actttttttctttgttgaatttttcttacatgttctattttgtatttaaagtaaaaatttaatgtttattttcTTTGCATTCAATGTATCCATTACTCTAATAGTttgcttaattattaaatatttgctgTTTTAATAGGGATGATATTACATGGActgaggaagagaaaaagaatgcCCAACAAAAGGTGATTGAGAATTCTGTGGTTACTATGTCACCTGAGCAACTTTCGAAATATGAGATTGATGCTAATAAATATTGGGATAAATTTTATGGAATACATAAAAATGGGtatgtgtaatttaataaaattattattatatatatattttttttttgttaaactgtTTAACATGTTAGGTAACATTATCTgtctgtaaatatatttatttcataaatcaGAATAAGCTCTGATCTAATACACATATGTTGCTTTAGGTTTTTTAAAAACAGACATTGGTTACTGACAGAATTCCCAGAATTAGCTCCCAATACTATAAAACAGGATGTGTTCAGACCTATGAGAGCTGCTTTGCCAGACCAAGATAAAAGCCATGGAGATAAGCacataaaaattcttaaattacCATGTGAAGACAATTGTAGAATATTGGAAATAGGATGTGGTGTAGGAAACACTGTAATTCCTATACTTACGTATAATACAGACCCAAACTTGTTTGTATATTGTTGTGATTTTTCAGAAAAAGCTATCAACTTGTTGCAACAAGATCCTGCTTATAATGTAGATAGGTACagggatttaaaaaatttatttaaatttatttaatattgcgtgtagtaaattataataaatttgcaattacaaataatttataaattgattgTCCGTTTTAGGTGTAAAGCATTTGTCCTAGATGTAAGTCAGGAAACATGGACGACTCCTTTCGAACCTGAAAGTTTAGATATCGTTGttcttatatttgtattatccGCTATTCATCCCGATAAGTAagttttatgttattaatatatttatttaaacaaattttatattacagaaaaaattttaagtcatttagaaataaattacgaagagttagcgaattataaaattatgcgagaagaaaagacaaaaaattaatatatttcttgatTATAGAATGCAACATGTTGTGAAGcaaatatatagatatttgAAACCAGGTGGGATAGTTCTATTTCGTGATTATGGCAGATACGATTTAACAcaattaagatataaaaaaggTAACTGCCTTggagaaaatttttatgttcGTGGAGACGGTACCAGAGTATACTTTTTTTCACGAGGTATGCAAACTTTTTtgaaatgttaatatattttaaggctgtagaattatttctttaatattcatttgctattttaaaaaaatcattggGATCAAATCGAACTTTATGCTATTGGTTTTTCAGCAACGCCGATTGTTCTCTCGTTTAGTACATTTTGTGCCGCGAGAGTAAATGTTagtttgttttttattttgtatgtttTAATTACCATTACGAATCTGTGACCGATAGATTTCTATAATATGACCACGTAAATTGACTCTTATTACTTCCTCGAATTCACCACCATCGATGATTGTGGCGTCGCGTTTTGGGATTTCCATGAAACTAAACGAGAATTTAAACTTACCGTCAACGCTGcgcgacaaattaaaattttgtttgagaaaattaaaacaaaagtgACGAGCGCAAAATGCGCGCTTCGTAATATTtagtgtattaaaatatcaattttttcagAGGACATTAGAACATTGTTTACCGGTAACGGTTTCACTGAAGAACAAAACTTCATGGACAGAAGGCTGCAAATTAACAGAAGTAGACAATTAAGAATGAATAGAGTATGGGTGCAGGCAAAATATCAAAAGCcgtattagaaattattaatacaaatatcgCTCAGagttttttaaacataaatccTTAAGTCTAATAAATGAAGTTTATTGTTAACATTATGTAATGTTGCAATGAAATAAAGACTTCTTTTCCC is a window from the Cardiocondyla obscurior isolate alpha-2009 linkage group LG01, Cobs3.1, whole genome shotgun sequence genome containing:
- the Mettl2 gene encoding tRNA N(3)-cytidine methyltransferase METTL2 isoform X1 translates to MAEMTTTVDLDHPESPERPQFGTRYLYNYENVFDHNTWDDITWTEEEKKNAQQKVIENSVVTMSPEQLSKYEIDANKYWDKFYGIHKNGFFKNRHWLLTEFPELAPNTIKQDVFRPMRAALPDQDKSHGDKHIKILKLPCEDNCRILEIGCGVGNTVIPILTYNTDPNLFVYCCDFSEKAINLLQQDPAYNVDRCKAFVLDVSQETWTTPFEPESLDIVVLIFVLSAIHPDKMQHVVKQIYRYLKPGGIVLFRDYGRYDLTQLRYKKGNCLGENFYVRGDGTRVYFFSREDIRTLFTGNGFTEEQNFMDRRLQINRSRQLRMNRVWVQAKYQKPY
- the Mettl2 gene encoding tRNA N(3)-cytidine methyltransferase METTL2 isoform X2 — translated: MSPEQLSKYEIDANKYWDKFYGIHKNGFFKNRHWLLTEFPELAPNTIKQDVFRPMRAALPDQDKSHGDKHIKILKLPCEDNCRILEIGCGVGNTVIPILTYNTDPNLFVYCCDFSEKAINLLQQDPAYNVDRCKAFVLDVSQETWTTPFEPESLDIVVLIFVLSAIHPDKMQHVVKQIYRYLKPGGIVLFRDYGRYDLTQLRYKKGNCLGENFYVRGDGTRVYFFSREDIRTLFTGNGFTEEQNFMDRRLQINRSRQLRMNRVWVQAKYQKPY